Proteins encoded within one genomic window of Acidobacteriota bacterium:
- a CDS encoding efflux RND transporter periplasmic adaptor subunit: MLKRLFVVLILGALLAWVGLRLYRELAVESMDAPQRGPALLVETATVRPHAFETNLDLLGELRPQAVVEVMSRISGRLQQVLADRGDPVSKGQLLAVVDDVDLLQQIHRAEAAVAVATAAVSREEATYENLKVQVARYRELHEENLISNQDLEDLVSRMRVSQAQLDLVRAQVRQAEASLSEYKIQHGQTRIYSPLDGFVGVRHLEPGALVNPSVTIVSVLELERVKTVVPVSESGISSIRVGLPARVVVDVYPDRVYQGTVTRISPFLNPETRSADVEIEIVNRDGMLKPGMFAHVRIDARISETALSIPRSALLTRGERHGVYFLTKERTTVFRDIAIGRIEGDVVEVLAGLEDGSEVVASGAQNLNEGDAVRSE, translated from the coding sequence TTGTTGAAGCGGCTTTTCGTCGTCCTGATTCTGGGTGCCCTGTTGGCGTGGGTCGGACTGCGCCTCTACCGTGAGTTGGCGGTGGAGTCCATGGATGCTCCGCAGCGAGGGCCCGCGCTTCTGGTGGAGACCGCCACCGTACGGCCTCACGCGTTCGAGACCAATCTGGACCTCCTGGGCGAGTTGAGGCCCCAAGCGGTGGTCGAGGTCATGTCCCGGATCAGCGGACGCCTCCAGCAGGTTCTGGCCGACCGGGGGGATCCGGTCAGCAAGGGACAACTGCTGGCGGTGGTCGACGACGTGGATCTCCTGCAGCAGATTCACCGGGCCGAGGCCGCCGTGGCCGTGGCCACCGCCGCGGTGAGCCGGGAGGAGGCCACCTACGAGAACCTGAAGGTCCAGGTCGCGCGGTACCGTGAGCTCCACGAAGAAAATCTCATCTCGAATCAGGACCTGGAGGATCTGGTCAGCCGGATGCGGGTGTCGCAGGCGCAGTTGGATCTGGTTCGGGCGCAGGTCAGGCAGGCGGAGGCCTCGCTCAGCGAGTACAAGATTCAGCACGGCCAGACCCGGATCTACTCACCGCTGGACGGCTTCGTCGGAGTCCGTCACCTGGAGCCGGGCGCGCTGGTGAACCCCAGCGTGACTATCGTCTCGGTGCTGGAACTGGAGCGGGTCAAGACCGTGGTCCCGGTCTCGGAAAGCGGAATCAGCAGCATCCGGGTGGGTCTTCCCGCCCGGGTCGTGGTGGACGTCTATCCCGACCGGGTGTACCAGGGAACCGTCACCCGGATCAGTCCCTTCCTCAATCCGGAGACGCGGAGCGCTGACGTCGAGATCGAGATCGTGAACCGCGACGGGATGCTGAAACCGGGGATGTTCGCCCACGTGAGGATCGACGCCAGAATCTCCGAGACGGCGCTCAGCATCCCCCGTTCGGCGTTGCTGACCCGCGGCGAACGGCACGGCGTCTATTTTCTGACCAAGGAACGGACCACGGTGTTCCGTGATATCGCGATCGGCCGCATCGAGGGCGACGTGGTCGAAGTTCTGGCCGGCTTGGAGGATGGATCCGAGGTGGTCGCCTCCGGAGCCCAGAACTTGAACGAAGGGGATGCGGTGAGGTCCGAATGA
- a CDS encoding efflux RND transporter permease subunit has translation MSLPDLAIRRPVFIVVVFLIVALMGGISFLNLPVDLMPDVSFPTISVTTTYQGVGPREIEELITIPLERALASTPGIKEMTSRSSEGTSRVRVSFEWGVNLDAGAEELRARIDRIRGQLPEDADPPTLYKYDLSIFPIMFLGISSEMPPRELREFAEKQIQYRFERIPGVAQADIWGGLEREIHVVMDRAKMHTLRISPAQVMAALRRENLNEPAGHVIEDTFEVLMRTEGEYASMDEIRRTMVTIRQGTPIYIEDIATVEDSHQEIRHLVRVNGVPGIRMGVRKQSGANTVLVARSVDRAIERINRDYPQVRVYSLYDTSKFITRAVGNVRNAAFFGSLLAVFILLVFLRNFRSVLVVAISIPISVLAAFGLMYFSGFTLNVITFGGLALGVGVLVDNAIVVLENIFRHRQDGEEKKAAARNATKEVALAITASTLTTIAVFLPVVFMSGMSGLMFQQLAWVVSFSLFSSLLVSLTLVPFLSSRFIRVREPDRAGWLQALSRKGAQWMEGLDRSYAGVLRWSLRHPALIVSTSALVVVGGFLLVPFIGLELQPEADEGQVRVRLELAEGTRLEVTDQLANRAERLVRERVPELDNLLVEVGSRGGWRTANTNTVTLRVYLVPLAQRERSSQQIADALRPLFADFPGVVPRVRTSGGNYAMRWATESEGDRLSIDIRGHDMNECFNLAVQIKRIMESLEGVSDAAISRSPGRPESHIRIDRAKAATMGLTVSNVATTVRASIGGTVASYFREGGDEYEILVRYREEDRLSSEDVMAIPIQTPAGSVVPLRSLVDLNRSEGPNSISRKDQQRIVSVSGNLSGTRDMGSVVRELEVAVRPLATSPDIALVFSGEWEEQEEARFLLQISFLLAVILVYLVMAAQFESFKYPFLIMFSIPLAFIGVILALFLTQTNFNLQGFIGLIMLVGIVVNNAIVLVDYVLQLHRQHGLPLMDALLTGGRRRLRPILMTTLTTVLGLTPMAIGIGEGAELQVPMARVLIGGLISSTFMTLFLIPTLFLVLERVWSRRRQERPDLALGQPSRVTG, from the coding sequence ATGAGTCTTCCCGATCTGGCGATCCGGCGCCCCGTCTTTATCGTCGTCGTCTTCCTCATCGTTGCCCTCATGGGCGGGATCTCCTTTCTCAATCTCCCGGTCGACCTGATGCCGGACGTCTCTTTTCCCACCATCAGCGTGACCACCACCTATCAGGGCGTGGGGCCCCGGGAGATCGAGGAACTGATCACCATTCCTCTGGAACGGGCCCTGGCCTCCACTCCCGGCATCAAGGAAATGACTTCGCGGTCCTCCGAGGGGACCAGCCGCGTGCGGGTCTCTTTCGAGTGGGGAGTGAACCTGGATGCGGGCGCTGAAGAACTCCGCGCCCGGATCGACCGGATTCGCGGACAGTTGCCCGAAGATGCGGATCCGCCGACCTTGTACAAGTACGATCTGAGCATCTTCCCCATCATGTTTCTGGGAATCTCCAGCGAGATGCCCCCCAGGGAGTTGCGCGAATTCGCGGAAAAGCAGATCCAATACCGGTTCGAGAGGATTCCGGGCGTGGCCCAGGCCGATATCTGGGGAGGTTTGGAGCGTGAGATCCACGTGGTGATGGACCGGGCCAAGATGCATACCCTCCGCATCAGCCCGGCCCAGGTCATGGCGGCACTGCGCCGCGAGAACCTGAACGAGCCTGCCGGACACGTCATCGAGGACACGTTCGAAGTGCTGATGCGAACCGAGGGCGAGTACGCCTCGATGGACGAAATCCGTCGAACCATGGTGACCATCCGGCAAGGCACCCCGATTTATATCGAGGACATCGCCACGGTCGAGGACAGCCATCAGGAAATCCGGCACCTGGTGCGTGTCAACGGCGTCCCCGGCATCAGGATGGGTGTCCGCAAGCAGTCCGGCGCCAACACCGTGCTGGTGGCCCGGTCCGTTGACCGGGCCATCGAGCGGATCAATCGGGACTATCCGCAGGTCCGCGTCTACTCGCTGTACGACACCTCCAAGTTCATCACGCGGGCGGTGGGCAATGTTCGGAACGCCGCTTTCTTTGGTTCGCTCCTCGCCGTCTTCATCCTGCTCGTGTTCCTGCGCAACTTCCGCAGCGTGCTGGTGGTGGCCATCTCCATTCCTATTTCCGTGCTGGCCGCCTTCGGCCTGATGTATTTCAGCGGGTTCACGTTGAACGTGATCACCTTCGGCGGACTGGCGCTGGGGGTCGGAGTGCTGGTGGACAACGCCATCGTCGTGCTGGAGAACATCTTCCGGCACCGGCAGGACGGTGAGGAGAAGAAGGCGGCGGCCCGCAACGCCACCAAGGAGGTGGCTCTCGCCATCACTGCGTCGACCCTTACCACCATTGCCGTATTCCTGCCGGTCGTTTTCATGAGCGGCATGTCCGGTCTCATGTTCCAGCAACTGGCCTGGGTGGTTTCCTTCTCGCTGTTCAGTTCGCTGTTGGTGTCGCTCACTCTGGTCCCCTTCCTCTCCAGCCGCTTCATCCGCGTCAGAGAGCCTGATCGAGCCGGCTGGCTCCAGGCTCTATCCCGAAAGGGCGCACAGTGGATGGAAGGATTGGACCGGAGCTATGCCGGCGTCCTCCGCTGGTCCCTGCGGCATCCGGCGCTGATCGTTTCCACCAGCGCCTTGGTGGTGGTGGGCGGGTTTTTGCTGGTGCCCTTCATCGGCCTGGAACTGCAGCCGGAGGCGGACGAGGGTCAGGTCCGGGTCCGCCTGGAGTTGGCCGAAGGGACCCGCCTGGAGGTGACGGACCAGTTGGCGAACCGGGCGGAGAGATTGGTGCGGGAGCGGGTTCCGGAACTCGACAACCTGCTGGTGGAGGTCGGTTCCCGGGGCGGTTGGCGAACGGCCAACACCAATACGGTGACTCTTCGAGTCTATCTGGTCCCGCTGGCCCAGCGGGAGCGGAGCAGCCAGCAGATCGCCGACGCCCTGCGTCCGTTGTTCGCCGACTTCCCGGGAGTGGTCCCCCGGGTCCGCACCAGCGGCGGCAACTATGCCATGCGCTGGGCCACCGAGAGTGAAGGCGATCGCCTCTCCATCGACATTCGCGGGCACGACATGAACGAATGTTTCAACTTGGCCGTGCAGATCAAGCGGATCATGGAGTCGCTGGAGGGAGTTTCCGACGCCGCCATCAGCAGGAGCCCGGGCCGGCCCGAAAGTCACATCCGGATCGATCGGGCCAAGGCGGCCACCATGGGCCTCACCGTCTCCAACGTCGCCACCACCGTACGCGCCAGCATCGGGGGCACCGTGGCCAGCTACTTCCGGGAGGGCGGGGACGAGTACGAGATTCTGGTGCGTTACCGGGAAGAGGATCGGCTGAGCAGCGAGGACGTCATGGCCATTCCGATCCAGACTCCGGCGGGTTCGGTGGTGCCGCTGCGCTCCCTGGTGGATTTGAACCGGAGTGAAGGCCCGAATTCCATCTCCCGGAAGGATCAGCAGAGAATCGTCTCGGTCTCGGGCAACCTCTCGGGAACCCGCGACATGGGATCGGTGGTCCGCGAGTTGGAAGTAGCGGTGAGGCCATTGGCGACGTCTCCGGACATCGCTCTGGTCTTCTCGGGCGAATGGGAGGAGCAGGAGGAGGCCCGGTTCCTGTTGCAGATCAGCTTCCTGCTGGCGGTGATTCTCGTCTATCTGGTGATGGCGGCGCAGTTCGAGTCGTTCAAGTACCCGTTTCTGATCATGTTCTCCATCCCGCTCGCCTTCATCGGAGTGATCCTGGCGTTGTTTCTGACTCAGACCAACTTCAATCTCCAGGGCTTCATCGGCTTGATCATGCTGGTGGGAATCGTGGTGAACAACGCCATCGTCCTGGTCGACTACGTCCTGCAGCTTCATCGCCAACACGGTCTGCCGCTGATGGACGCCCTGTTGACGGGAGGCCGCCGGCGTCTGCGGCCCATACTGATGACCACTCTGACCACGGTCCTGGGACTCACTCCCATGGCCATCGGAATCGGAGAGGGCGCCGAGCTTCAGGTCCCCATGGCCCGGGTCCTCATCGGCGGCCTGATCTCCTCCACCTTCATGACCCTCTTTCTGATCCCCACCCTCTTTCTCGTCCTCGAGCGGGTGTGGAGCCGCCGGCGCCAGGAAAGGCCGGACCTGGCCCTGGGCCAGCCGTCTCGCGTGACGGGTTGA
- a CDS encoding threonine aldolase family protein yields MPDIRIDLYSDTLSMPTPEMRRFACFAPVGDEQKGEDPSVNELQEMVAEMLGKEDAVFLPSGTMCNQIGLAVHCRPGDVILLDRTAHPLIAESGGTAILAASTAYPIDGPEGMFTPEQVRNLMYPPSRYRPTMRVVSIEQTVNAPGGRIWPLEQLREVCGVAHEWGLGTHMDGARLFNASVASGIGVADYAATLDSVWIDLSKGLGAPVGAVLAGSREFIEEAWQWKQRIGGAMRQAGIIAAAGIHALRHHISRLAEDHENAGRLGRHIAGIPGLDIDLDAVETNIVRFDAARLGISCPEFARRLEEEEGVRVSTPGPFLRAVTYIGISEADVDEAAAAMRRLAMRIRSG; encoded by the coding sequence ATGCCCGATATCAGGATCGATCTGTACAGCGACACCTTGAGCATGCCCACTCCGGAGATGCGGCGTTTCGCCTGTTTTGCCCCGGTGGGGGACGAGCAGAAGGGAGAGGACCCCTCGGTCAACGAGCTGCAGGAGATGGTGGCGGAGATGCTGGGTAAGGAGGACGCGGTCTTCCTGCCTTCCGGGACCATGTGCAACCAGATCGGCCTGGCGGTCCATTGCCGGCCGGGAGACGTGATCCTGCTGGACCGGACCGCCCATCCCCTCATCGCCGAATCGGGAGGGACGGCGATCCTGGCGGCGTCCACGGCTTACCCCATCGACGGTCCCGAAGGAATGTTCACGCCGGAGCAGGTCAGAAACCTCATGTATCCGCCCAGCCGGTACCGCCCCACCATGCGCGTCGTCTCCATTGAGCAGACGGTCAATGCTCCTGGCGGACGCATCTGGCCCTTGGAACAGTTGCGGGAAGTCTGTGGAGTCGCTCACGAATGGGGATTGGGGACCCACATGGACGGCGCCCGGCTCTTCAACGCCTCGGTGGCCAGCGGGATCGGCGTCGCCGACTACGCCGCTACCCTGGACTCCGTCTGGATCGACCTGAGCAAGGGTCTCGGCGCTCCGGTGGGAGCCGTCCTGGCCGGAAGCCGGGAGTTCATCGAAGAGGCCTGGCAGTGGAAACAACGCATCGGCGGGGCGATGCGCCAGGCCGGGATCATCGCGGCGGCGGGGATCCACGCGCTGCGGCACCACATCTCCCGCCTGGCCGAGGACCATGAGAATGCCGGCCGATTGGGCCGCCACATCGCCGGGATCCCGGGTCTGGACATCGACCTGGACGCGGTCGAGACCAACATCGTGCGGTTCGACGCCGCCCGTCTCGGCATCTCGTGTCCCGAGTTCGCCCGGCGGCTGGAAGAGGAAGAGGGCGTTCGGGTCAGCACGCCCGGGCCCTTTCTGAGAGCCGTCACCTATATCGGCATCAGCGAGGCGGACGTGGACGAGGCCGCCGCCGCCATGCGCAGGCTGGCCATGAGAATTCGTAGCGGATGA
- a CDS encoding isoprenylcysteine carboxylmethyltransferase family protein has protein sequence MSGFAVLLYGATSYGVALATVLYTAGFVGNLMVPKSIDSGTPYPLSDAIPVNAGLLGLFALQHSVMARPGFKAVWTRIVPEPLERSTYVLLTSGVLAVMFWQWRPVPEPVWQVEHGAGVLFLSALSWLGWGIVALSAAMIGHLDLFGLRQAYFRFKRREVPPDRFRAPGFYRLVRHPLMLGLIVAFWATPVMSAGHLMFAAAATGYILIALPLEERDLMTRHGDDYRRYRERVPMLVPTRILKDQE, from the coding sequence ATGAGTGGCTTCGCAGTGCTTCTTTACGGGGCCACGTCCTACGGCGTCGCCCTCGCCACCGTTCTCTATACCGCCGGGTTCGTGGGCAACCTGATGGTCCCCAAGAGCATCGACTCCGGGACCCCGTATCCCCTGTCGGATGCGATTCCGGTGAATGCCGGCCTGCTGGGACTTTTCGCCCTCCAGCACAGCGTCATGGCCCGGCCCGGATTCAAGGCCGTCTGGACCCGGATCGTGCCCGAGCCATTGGAGCGGAGCACTTACGTCCTCCTGACCAGCGGCGTCCTCGCAGTCATGTTCTGGCAATGGCGGCCCGTGCCCGAACCGGTCTGGCAGGTGGAACATGGCGCCGGAGTCCTGTTTTTGTCCGCACTCTCATGGCTGGGTTGGGGGATCGTAGCCCTGTCGGCGGCCATGATCGGCCATCTCGACCTGTTCGGCCTGCGCCAGGCCTACTTCCGGTTCAAACGGCGGGAAGTCCCGCCCGACCGATTTCGAGCGCCGGGTTTCTACCGGCTCGTGCGCCATCCGCTCATGCTGGGACTCATCGTCGCCTTCTGGGCCACTCCCGTGATGAGCGCCGGACACCTGATGTTCGCCGCGGCCGCCACCGGCTACATCCTCATTGCCCTTCCCCTGGAGGAGCGCGACCTCATGACGCGGCACGGCGACGACTACCGCCGGTACCGGGAGAGGGTCCCGATGCTGGTGCCCACCCGAATTCTCAAAGACCAGGAGTAA
- a CDS encoding sulfatase, translating into MRLIAASLPLLLLLAGFGPAAAKPPNILFIFTDDHAYQAVGAYGSKLNRTPNIDRIAREGMRFDRALVTNSICAPSRAVILTGKYSHLNGVLNNLLPFDGSQQTFPKLLQQAGYQTAVFGKWHLKSAPTGFDDWEVLPGQGAYYNPDMRVGPDDRRRRHTGYTTDIVTDLSLEWLKNRNPGQPFLLMSQHKAPHRHWMPGPEHLTLYDGEQMWEPPTLFDDYSGRASPAAANRMEIGRHMTAHDLKFRPPPGTPRDDPFMIRWNRTYGRMNPDQKAVWDAIYQPKNEAFQAANLTGKELVRWKYQRYVKDYLRCIASVDDNVGRLLRYLDATGLSRNTVVVYSSDQGFYLGEHGWFDKRWMYRESLRTPLVIRWPGAVEPGSTSRELVSNLDYAATFLEMAGIRVPPRMQGRSLVPILKGAPPRNWRRSFYYHYYESQLAHGVPAHEGVRTERYKLIRFYESGEWELFDLERDPQELRSLYGRKGTERITAELKAELERLREAYGVSEPPL; encoded by the coding sequence ATGCGCCTGATTGCGGCTTCGTTGCCGCTGTTGCTGCTGCTGGCCGGATTCGGCCCGGCTGCCGCCAAGCCACCCAACATCCTCTTCATCTTCACCGACGACCACGCCTACCAGGCCGTCGGGGCCTATGGCTCCAAGCTGAACCGGACCCCCAACATCGACCGGATCGCCCGGGAGGGAATGCGGTTCGACCGGGCGCTGGTCACCAATTCCATCTGCGCCCCGAGCCGGGCCGTGATCCTCACCGGCAAGTACAGCCACCTCAACGGCGTCCTGAACAACCTCCTGCCGTTCGACGGCTCGCAGCAGACCTTTCCCAAGCTGCTGCAGCAGGCCGGATACCAGACAGCCGTCTTCGGCAAATGGCATCTGAAGTCGGCGCCCACCGGCTTCGACGATTGGGAAGTGCTGCCGGGACAGGGGGCGTATTACAACCCGGACATGCGGGTCGGTCCGGACGACAGGCGCCGCCGGCATACCGGATACACCACGGACATCGTCACGGACCTCTCGCTGGAATGGCTCAAGAACCGGAACCCGGGCCAGCCCTTCCTGCTCATGAGCCAACACAAGGCGCCGCACCGCCACTGGATGCCCGGACCGGAGCACCTGACCCTCTATGACGGCGAGCAGATGTGGGAACCGCCGACCCTGTTCGACGACTACTCGGGACGGGCATCGCCGGCGGCCGCGAACCGGATGGAGATCGGACGGCACATGACCGCCCACGACCTGAAGTTCCGGCCTCCCCCGGGAACACCCCGGGACGACCCCTTCATGATCCGCTGGAACCGGACCTACGGAAGGATGAACCCGGATCAGAAAGCGGTCTGGGACGCCATCTACCAGCCCAAGAACGAGGCCTTCCAGGCGGCGAACCTGACGGGGAAGGAACTCGTCCGCTGGAAGTACCAGCGCTACGTCAAGGACTATCTGCGCTGCATCGCTTCCGTCGACGACAACGTCGGGCGCCTCCTCCGCTACCTGGACGCCACCGGCCTGTCCCGGAACACGGTCGTGGTCTACAGCTCCGACCAGGGCTTCTACCTGGGAGAGCACGGCTGGTTCGACAAGCGCTGGATGTACCGGGAGTCGCTGCGGACCCCGCTGGTGATCCGGTGGCCCGGTGCGGTCGAGCCCGGCTCGACCAGCCGCGAACTGGTTTCGAACCTGGATTACGCCGCCACGTTTCTCGAGATGGCCGGTATCCGGGTCCCGCCCCGAATGCAGGGCCGCAGCCTGGTGCCCATCCTCAAAGGCGCACCGCCCCGGAATTGGCGGCGGTCCTTCTACTACCACTACTACGAGAGCCAACTGGCTCACGGCGTCCCGGCGCACGAAGGGGTGCGGACCGAACGTTACAAACTGATCCGCTTCTACGAGAGCGGCGAGTGGGAGTTGTTCGACCTGGAGCGGGACCCGCAGGAACTGCGGAGCCTGTATGGGAGGAAAGGCACGGAACGGATCACCGCGGAACTGAAGGCTGAGCTCGAACGCCTGCGCGAAGCGTACGGCGTCTCCGAACCTCCGCTGTGA
- a CDS encoding helix-turn-helix transcriptional regulator: MNFSKDLVAASATPLVLAILAEGDSYGYAILRRVRELSGGQLQWTDGMLYPVLHRMDRLGYVETRWETSRSGRRRKYYRISRRGRTQLELQRRQWQVVDATLRAVWHERSWTATWQPQAQES, translated from the coding sequence ATGAATTTCAGCAAGGACCTGGTGGCGGCTTCGGCGACGCCGCTGGTACTGGCGATTCTGGCCGAGGGGGACAGCTACGGTTACGCCATACTCAGGCGTGTCCGGGAGCTCTCCGGAGGGCAGTTGCAATGGACGGACGGCATGCTCTATCCGGTGCTGCACCGAATGGATCGGCTCGGCTACGTCGAGACGCGGTGGGAGACCTCCAGGAGCGGACGGAGGCGCAAGTACTATCGGATCAGCCGGCGGGGACGGACGCAACTGGAGCTCCAGCGGCGGCAGTGGCAAGTGGTGGACGCCACGCTTCGGGCCGTCTGGCACGAGAGGTCCTGGACGGCGACTTGGCAGCCGCAGGCGCAGGAGAGCTGA
- a CDS encoding permease prefix domain 1-containing protein has translation MSASGRQREALEGQIAEWRAYLRRRRAIFDPDVDELESHLREQVKELIDAGLAPDEAFLLGVKRMGSLDALSREFAREHSERLWKQLVLVNGEGGEPGRAGFVETAVAVCVAVAAALAVKAPELFGHSQIGYGDGFYPRNISLLVLPLLTGYFVWKRRTLDLRCLWLALPFVAAALFMNLLPFKAGGHTEVLAALHLPIALWLVVGVAYAGGRWRRGGGRMDFIRFSGELFIYYVLIALGGVVLTGFTGVMFKSIGLDVEGLAEGWLLPCGAAGAVIIGAWLVEAKQSVIENMAPVLTRLFTPLFTLVLLAFLATMAWTGSGIDVEREVLIGFDLLLALVLGLLLYAVSARDPKSPPDAFDVLQLVLVVSALIVDLLALAAIATRISEFGFSPNRVAALGENLILLVNLAWSAWIYGRFLVGRGSFLALERWQTAYLPVYAVWAGFVAIGFPPLFDYA, from the coding sequence ATGTCCGCATCCGGTCGACAACGGGAGGCTCTGGAGGGACAGATCGCGGAGTGGCGCGCCTATCTGCGCCGCCGCCGGGCCATCTTCGACCCGGACGTGGACGAGCTGGAGAGCCATCTGCGGGAACAGGTGAAGGAGTTGATCGACGCCGGGTTGGCGCCGGACGAAGCCTTTCTGTTGGGAGTCAAGCGGATGGGCAGCCTGGACGCTCTTTCGCGCGAGTTCGCGCGGGAGCATTCGGAGCGTCTCTGGAAACAACTGGTGCTGGTGAACGGGGAAGGCGGCGAGCCGGGCCGGGCCGGGTTTGTAGAGACGGCGGTGGCCGTCTGCGTGGCCGTGGCCGCCGCGCTGGCCGTCAAGGCGCCCGAACTCTTCGGCCACTCCCAAATCGGCTACGGCGACGGATTCTACCCCCGGAACATCAGCCTCCTGGTCTTGCCTCTCCTCACGGGCTACTTCGTCTGGAAACGGCGCACTCTCGATCTCCGTTGCCTCTGGTTGGCGCTCCCCTTCGTCGCGGCGGCCCTCTTCATGAACCTTCTCCCCTTCAAGGCCGGCGGGCACACGGAGGTGCTCGCGGCGCTTCACCTGCCGATCGCGCTCTGGCTGGTCGTGGGAGTCGCCTACGCGGGGGGACGTTGGCGCCGCGGGGGCGGGCGCATGGACTTCATCCGTTTCTCCGGCGAGTTGTTCATCTACTACGTGCTGATCGCTCTGGGCGGCGTCGTGCTGACAGGCTTCACCGGGGTCATGTTCAAATCCATCGGCCTGGATGTGGAGGGGCTGGCGGAGGGGTGGCTGCTGCCCTGCGGCGCCGCGGGGGCCGTCATCATCGGGGCCTGGCTGGTGGAGGCCAAGCAGAGCGTCATCGAAAACATGGCGCCCGTCCTGACCCGCCTGTTCACCCCCCTGTTCACCCTGGTCCTGCTGGCCTTTCTGGCGACCATGGCCTGGACCGGCAGCGGCATCGACGTGGAGCGGGAAGTGCTGATCGGGTTCGATTTGCTGCTGGCGCTGGTGCTGGGCCTGTTGCTCTATGCCGTGTCGGCGCGTGACCCGAAATCGCCGCCGGATGCCTTCGACGTGCTGCAATTGGTGCTGGTGGTCAGCGCTCTGATCGTCGACCTTCTGGCTCTGGCGGCCATCGCGACTCGCATCTCCGAGTTCGGATTCAGTCCCAACCGGGTGGCGGCGCTGGGCGAGAACCTGATTTTGCTGGTCAATCTGGCGTGGTCGGCCTGGATCTACGGGCGCTTCCTGGTCGGACGCGGTTCGTTCCTCGCTCTGGAGCGCTGGCAGACGGCGTATCTTCCTGTCTATGCGGTCTGGGCCGGTTTCGTGGCGATCGGCTTCCCGCCGCTGTTCGATTACGCCTGA
- a CDS encoding VCBS repeat-containing protein, translating to MRSVPTQIRAFRSVAASRPRIGCLLLLSGVLAGCQTGQVPADAPPGRVSTPDPGPVRFTEHLIMDGYAYPYGIWAADLDKDGNLDLTSADYTPANNLYWFRNDGSGTFTRRFIQKDDPERLERHMVSDVNQDTHPDVVIVKNLYGHLLWFQNPGTHDTPDLWKRHVITTRLAGAYNVAVSDLDGDGDPDVAASSWRMGNQFAWFENPGTLCNGPPTQLCYEEGQEWPKHLIDANVAETRCIRVADVDGDGDEDLMGTAAADGLVLWYENSGDPVSRPWKRHLIDDPVRPAHGNPVDMDGDGDPDLVLALGMGVRPGAEDRSGVVWYENDGTPGDGPWPRHTILEPLPGAFEAVAGDLDGDGDPDVAATAWGPAGQVVWLENPGNPRSKWPAHSLKTSWPRANMVIMADLDGDQDLDVAAVAEIGSNEFRWWQNQGAGAGD from the coding sequence GTGAGATCCGTTCCAACTCAAATTCGCGCATTCAGGAGCGTTGCTGCGAGCCGGCCCCGGATCGGGTGCCTGTTGCTCTTGTCCGGCGTCCTGGCGGGGTGCCAGACCGGCCAGGTTCCCGCGGACGCCCCGCCGGGGAGGGTTTCCACCCCTGACCCGGGTCCGGTTCGCTTCACCGAGCACCTGATCATGGACGGCTACGCCTATCCCTACGGCATCTGGGCCGCCGACCTGGACAAGGACGGAAACCTGGACCTGACCAGTGCGGATTACACTCCCGCCAACAACCTCTACTGGTTCCGAAATGACGGTTCCGGCACCTTCACGCGCCGCTTCATCCAGAAGGACGATCCGGAGCGGCTGGAGCGGCACATGGTAAGCGACGTCAACCAGGACACCCACCCCGATGTCGTGATCGTCAAGAATCTGTACGGTCACCTCCTCTGGTTCCAGAATCCCGGAACACACGACACCCCGGACCTGTGGAAGCGGCACGTCATCACCACGCGGCTGGCCGGCGCCTACAACGTCGCGGTCTCGGACCTGGACGGCGACGGCGATCCGGACGTCGCCGCCTCCTCCTGGAGGATGGGGAACCAGTTTGCCTGGTTCGAGAACCCGGGGACGCTGTGCAATGGTCCGCCGACTCAACTCTGTTATGAAGAGGGGCAGGAGTGGCCCAAGCACTTGATTGACGCCAACGTTGCCGAGACCCGTTGCATCCGGGTGGCCGACGTGGACGGCGACGGCGACGAAGACCTCATGGGAACGGCGGCCGCCGACGGGCTGGTCCTCTGGTACGAAAACAGCGGCGATCCGGTATCCCGGCCCTGGAAGCGTCACCTCATAGACGACCCTGTCCGACCCGCGCACGGGAATCCGGTCGACATGGATGGTGACGGCGATCCGGATCTGGTTCTGGCCCTGGGCATGGGCGTGCGGCCGGGCGCGGAGGACCGGTCCGGAGTCGTCTGGTACGAAAACGACGGCACCCCCGGCGACGGCCCGTGGCCCCGGCACACCATCCTGGAACCTCTTCCCGGCGCCTTCGAGGCGGTGGCGGGCGATCTGGACGGCGACGGCGACCCGGACGTGGCGGCCACGGCGTGGGGCCCCGCAGGGCAGGTCGTCTGGCTCGAGAATCCCGGGAACCCCCGGTCGAAGTGGCCCGCCCACTCCCTGAAGACTTCCTGGCCCCGCGCCAATATGGTCATCATGGCCGATTTGGATGGGGACCAGGATCTGGACGTGGCGGCCGTGGCCGAGATCGGAAGCAACGAGTTCCGCTGGTGGCAAAACCAAGGCGCGGGAGCCGGGGATTGA